Proteins encoded within one genomic window of Amycolatopsis sp. 2-15:
- a CDS encoding amidohydrolase family protein — protein MIIDVHGHAGPWFFSTEVGSVELNLALMDRYGIDRQIVSASEAVTYDMVSGNSWLAEVLETQPRLLGYVVVNPNDLAAAARELEKYRATGRFVGVKVHTTYPGQPLMSAAVRDALGLAAEAGLPVLVHTWDETVLGLVDVLERYPDLRVIAGHMGGPAWRTAVEAARRSDRLYLEPCCSITDRGRFRYALDRVPLAQMLFGTDSTLVDPAVAMGVVLEADLTDDEYDHVMGRNAAGLFGLEAETDPTA, from the coding sequence ATGATCATCGATGTCCACGGTCACGCCGGGCCCTGGTTCTTCAGCACGGAAGTGGGGAGCGTCGAGCTGAACCTCGCGTTGATGGACCGCTACGGCATCGACCGGCAGATCGTCTCGGCCTCGGAGGCGGTCACCTACGACATGGTCTCCGGCAACAGCTGGCTGGCGGAGGTCCTCGAAACGCAGCCGCGCCTGCTCGGCTACGTCGTGGTGAACCCCAACGACCTCGCCGCCGCGGCGCGAGAGCTCGAGAAGTACCGGGCCACGGGCCGGTTCGTCGGGGTCAAGGTGCACACGACCTACCCGGGCCAGCCGCTGATGTCGGCGGCGGTCCGCGACGCGCTGGGGCTGGCCGCCGAGGCGGGACTGCCGGTGCTGGTCCACACGTGGGACGAGACCGTGCTGGGACTGGTGGACGTGCTGGAGCGCTACCCGGACCTGCGCGTGATCGCCGGGCACATGGGCGGCCCGGCGTGGCGCACGGCCGTCGAGGCGGCCCGCCGCAGTGACCGGCTCTACCTCGAACCGTGCTGCTCGATCACCGACCGCGGCCGGTTCCGCTACGCGCTGGACCGCGTTCCGCTCGCGCAGATGCTGTTCGGCACCGACAGCACGTTGGTCGATCCCGCCGTCGCGATGGGCGTGGTGCTGGAGGCCGACCTCACCGACGACGAGTACGACCACGTGATGGGGCGCAACGCCGCTGGTCTCTTCGGCCTCGAAGCCGAGACGGACCCGACCGCATGA
- a CDS encoding DUF6630 family protein, with translation MTTPTRDALAAVATLLAPSAPQVTERALAAHDDPEAYLRDHADRLDERGIDEPFAGLPWIALVDALTDHGRLAEVDWKEAPDEISGRLLALRSAPAADELWKSLAEIDLPTYEFLETAGKQLLTTGTALAVLDIESDCYPLVLLPATQADDLVTLAAKAGFTAAVYGR, from the coding sequence ATGACCACCCCGACCCGTGACGCCCTCGCGGCGGTCGCCACCCTGCTGGCGCCGAGCGCTCCGCAAGTGACCGAGCGAGCGCTGGCCGCCCACGACGACCCCGAGGCCTACCTGCGGGACCACGCCGATCGCCTCGACGAGCGCGGCATCGACGAACCCTTCGCAGGCCTGCCGTGGATCGCCCTGGTCGACGCCCTCACCGACCACGGCCGGCTCGCCGAGGTCGACTGGAAGGAAGCGCCCGACGAGATCTCCGGCCGGTTGCTCGCACTGCGCTCCGCGCCGGCGGCCGACGAGCTCTGGAAGTCCCTCGCCGAGATCGACCTGCCCACCTACGAATTCCTCGAAACGGCCGGAAAGCAGCTGCTCACCACCGGCACGGCCCTGGCGGTCCTCGACATCGAGTCGGACTGCTACCCCCTCGTCCTCCTGCCCGCCACCCAAGCCGACGACCTCGTCACGCTCGCGGCAAAGGCCGGCTTCACCGCCGCGGTGTACGGGCGCTAG
- the folP gene encoding dihydropteroate synthase, translating to MAIVNRTPDSFYDKGATWDEQAAYDRVRQVVAEGAEIVDIGGVKAAPGEEVTVAEEIRRIVDFVGNVRAEHPGVVISVDTWRAEVAREACAAGADLINDAWGGYDPDLAAVAAQAGVGLVCTHTGGARPRTRPHRVDYPDVMADVVEYTTALADRAERLGVDPAGILLDPAHDFGKNTWHSLEITRRLGELAAVGRPVLVSLSNKDFVGETLDLPVGERLTGTLAATALCAWLGARVFRVHEVPETRAVLDMVATIMGLRAPSRTVRGLA from the coding sequence ATGGCGATCGTCAACCGCACCCCGGACTCCTTCTACGACAAGGGCGCCACCTGGGACGAGCAGGCCGCCTACGACCGGGTGCGGCAGGTCGTGGCCGAGGGCGCGGAGATCGTCGACATCGGCGGGGTGAAGGCGGCTCCCGGCGAAGAGGTCACCGTCGCCGAGGAGATCCGCCGGATCGTCGACTTCGTCGGCAACGTGCGCGCCGAGCACCCCGGCGTCGTGATCAGCGTGGACACCTGGCGCGCCGAGGTCGCACGTGAAGCCTGTGCTGCCGGGGCGGACCTCATCAACGACGCCTGGGGCGGCTACGACCCGGACTTGGCCGCGGTGGCTGCGCAGGCCGGCGTCGGCCTGGTCTGCACCCACACCGGCGGCGCCCGCCCCCGGACCCGCCCGCACCGCGTCGACTACCCGGACGTGATGGCCGACGTCGTCGAGTACACGACCGCGCTGGCCGACCGCGCGGAAAGACTCGGCGTCGACCCGGCGGGCATCCTGCTGGACCCCGCCCACGACTTCGGCAAGAACACCTGGCACTCGCTCGAAATCACCCGACGGCTCGGCGAACTGGCCGCGGTGGGCCGCCCGGTGCTGGTGTCGCTGTCCAACAAGGACTTCGTCGGCGAGACCCTCGACCTGCCCGTGGGGGAGCGCCTCACCGGCACCCTCGCCGCCACCGCCCTCTGCGCCTGGCTCGGCGCTCGCGTCTTCCGCGTCCACGAGGTCCCGGAAACCCGCGCGGTCCTCGACATGGTCGCGACGATCATGGGCCTGCGCGCCCCGAGCCGCACGGTGCGGGGGTTGGCGTGA
- the mftD gene encoding pre-mycofactocin synthase MftD (MftD, an enzyme found in the mycofactocin biosynthesis locus, performs an oxidative deamination of 3-amino-5-[(p-hydroxyphenyl)methyl]-4,4-dimethyl-2-pyrrolidinone (AHDP). The resulting compound, now called pre-mycofactocin (PMFT), is a biologically active redox cofactor that can oxidize the non-exchangeable NADH of TIGR03971 family SDR-type oxidoreductases.), with product MSNTWFESVAEAQRRAKKRLPGSVYSALIAGSEKGLTLQDNLGAFDELRFAPRTAGHFAQRELATTVLGREVSLPVLISPTGVQAVHPDGEVAVARAAAARGTSVGLSSFGSKPIEEVVAANPNTYFQVYWTGTRDDILQRLDRARTAGAVGIILTLDWSFSHSRDWGSPHIPDKLTPRELLRFAPESLRHPRWLYRYARTRRLPDLSVPNMTPPGGIAPTFFGAYGQWMQTTPPTWDDVRWLREQWDGPFLLKGVIRVDEARRAVDAGVSAISVSNHGGNNLDGTPATIRALPAIADAVGSDVEVLLDGGIRRGSDVVKALALGARAVLIGRAYLWGLAAGGQAGVENVLDVLRNGIDSTLLALGHRSVHDLSREDVVVPEGFGHALGSDVRVTAR from the coding sequence ATGAGCAACACGTGGTTCGAATCCGTCGCCGAAGCCCAGCGCAGGGCCAAAAAACGCCTGCCCGGTTCCGTCTACTCGGCCCTCATCGCCGGGTCCGAGAAGGGCCTCACCCTCCAGGACAACCTCGGCGCGTTCGACGAGCTGCGGTTCGCCCCGCGCACCGCCGGCCACTTCGCGCAGCGGGAGCTCGCCACGACCGTGCTCGGCCGGGAAGTGTCGCTGCCCGTGCTCATCTCCCCGACCGGTGTGCAGGCCGTGCACCCCGACGGTGAGGTCGCGGTGGCCCGCGCCGCGGCCGCGCGGGGGACGTCGGTGGGCCTGTCGTCGTTCGGCAGCAAGCCGATCGAGGAGGTTGTCGCCGCCAACCCGAACACCTACTTCCAGGTCTACTGGACCGGGACCCGCGACGACATCCTCCAGCGCCTCGACCGCGCCCGCACCGCCGGAGCCGTCGGCATCATCCTCACCCTCGACTGGTCCTTCTCCCACAGCCGCGACTGGGGCAGCCCGCACATCCCCGACAAGCTCACCCCGCGCGAGCTGCTCCGGTTCGCGCCGGAGAGCCTCAGGCACCCGCGCTGGCTCTACCGCTATGCCCGCACCCGCCGCCTGCCCGACCTGTCCGTGCCCAACATGACCCCGCCCGGCGGCATCGCGCCCACCTTCTTCGGCGCGTACGGCCAATGGATGCAGACCACGCCGCCCACGTGGGATGACGTGCGCTGGCTGCGCGAGCAGTGGGACGGGCCGTTCCTGCTCAAGGGCGTGATCCGCGTCGACGAGGCCCGCCGCGCCGTCGACGCCGGGGTCAGCGCCATCTCCGTGTCCAACCACGGCGGCAACAACCTCGACGGCACCCCCGCCACCATCCGCGCCCTGCCCGCGATCGCCGACGCCGTCGGTTCCGACGTGGAAGTCCTGCTCGACGGCGGCATCCGCCGCGGCAGCGACGTCGTCAAGGCGCTGGCGTTGGGCGCCCGCGCCGTGCTCATCGGCCGCGCCTACCTCTGGGGCCTCGCCGCCGGCGGCCAGGCCGGCGTTGAGAACGTCCTCGACGTCCTGCGCAACGGCATCGACTCCACCCTGCTCGCTCTCGGCCACCGTTCGGTCCACGACCTCAGCCGTGAGGACGTCGTGGTGCCGGAGGGGTTCGGCCACGCTCTGGGTTCCGATGTCCGCGTCACCGCTCGCTGA
- the mftF gene encoding mycofactocin biosynthesis glycosyltransferase MftF (Members of this protein family, MftF, are glycosyltransferases, members of PF00535 (glycosyl transferase family 2). The encoding gene is found as part of the mycofactocin cassette, in Mycobacterium tuberculosis, many other Actinobacteria, and occasional members of other lineages. Mycofactocin itself, a putative redox carrier, is a heavily modified derivative of the C-terminal Val-Tyr dipeptide of the mycofactocin precursor MftA (TIGR03969).), which yields MTKPLPHGFRVALDPGTKQLTDSLWFGGSPARVLRLTAAGQRAWRTLENGPVDSPASGALARRFTDAGLAHPVPPPVSEPADLTVVVPVHDRAAELARCLAGLDGAHPVLVVDDASADAAAIAAVAAAHGAKLVRRDVNGGPAAARNTALGHVATELVAFLDSDCVPGPEWTDRLAAHFADPLLAAVAPRIRPLAPDTTAGRYTRAAGSLDLGEQQARVAPGTRVSYVPTAALVARRAALEAVARGGAVFDPAMRVGEDVDLVWRLHAAGLRVRYDPSVHIEHEEPTTWRGLLSRRFRYGTSAAPLTQRHPDAMAPLVLHPWPTLTVAGLLARKPLLAAAGFAGAVLSMRKTLRQGDIPADGVTRAMATAVHQTWLGAGRYTTQYAAPALAAVLLAGGRHRLAAASLLLGPPVAGWLTRRPDLDPVRYSAAAVADDLAYGAGVWAGCLTHRTAAPLRPRVAWRPLRIDRKENR from the coding sequence GTGACCAAGCCTTTGCCACACGGCTTTCGTGTCGCCCTCGACCCCGGTACCAAGCAGCTCACCGACTCCCTCTGGTTCGGCGGCTCCCCAGCCCGGGTACTGCGCCTGACCGCCGCCGGCCAGAGAGCCTGGCGCACCCTCGAAAACGGGCCCGTCGACTCACCCGCGTCCGGTGCGCTCGCGCGCCGGTTCACCGATGCCGGCCTCGCCCATCCCGTGCCGCCGCCGGTGAGTGAGCCGGCGGATCTCACCGTCGTCGTCCCGGTGCACGACCGTGCTGCCGAGCTCGCGAGGTGCCTGGCCGGGCTCGACGGCGCCCACCCCGTGCTGGTCGTCGACGACGCTTCCGCCGACGCGGCCGCGATCGCCGCCGTGGCAGCCGCGCACGGCGCGAAGCTGGTGCGCCGCGACGTCAACGGTGGTCCCGCCGCCGCGCGCAACACCGCGCTCGGTCACGTCGCCACCGAGCTCGTCGCCTTCCTCGACAGCGACTGCGTTCCCGGTCCCGAATGGACAGACCGGCTCGCCGCCCACTTCGCGGACCCGCTGCTCGCCGCGGTGGCACCGCGGATCCGCCCGCTCGCGCCCGATACCACGGCCGGCCGCTACACCCGCGCCGCCGGCAGTCTCGATCTCGGCGAACAGCAAGCCCGCGTCGCGCCCGGGACTCGTGTGTCCTACGTTCCGACCGCCGCCCTCGTGGCCCGCCGCGCCGCCCTGGAGGCGGTGGCCCGGGGTGGAGCGGTGTTCGACCCGGCCATGCGGGTCGGGGAGGACGTCGACCTCGTCTGGCGGCTGCACGCGGCCGGCCTGCGGGTGCGCTACGACCCGTCCGTCCACATCGAGCACGAGGAACCCACCACCTGGCGCGGGCTGCTGTCCCGCCGCTTCCGCTACGGCACTTCCGCCGCGCCGTTGACCCAGCGGCATCCGGACGCGATGGCACCGCTGGTCCTGCACCCCTGGCCCACGCTCACCGTCGCGGGCCTGCTCGCCAGGAAACCACTCCTCGCCGCCGCCGGGTTCGCCGGAGCGGTGCTGAGCATGCGCAAAACCCTGCGGCAGGGCGACATTCCCGCCGATGGCGTCACCCGCGCCATGGCCACCGCCGTCCACCAGACCTGGCTCGGCGCCGGCCGCTACACCACGCAGTACGCCGCACCGGCCCTGGCGGCCGTGTTGCTCGCCGGCGGCCGGCATCGCCTCGCCGCCGCGTCGCTGCTCCTCGGCCCGCCGGTGGCGGGCTGGCTCACCCGCCGCCCCGACCTCGACCCGGTGCGCTACAGCGCCGCCGCGGTCGCCGACGACCTCGCCTACGGTGCCGGCGTCTGGGCCGGCTGCCTCACCCACCGCACGGCCGCGCCCCTGCGTCCCCGCGTCGCGTGGCGTCCGCTCCGCATCGACCGCAAGGAAAACCGATGA
- a CDS encoding mycofactocin-coupled SDR family oxidoreductase yields MSPRVALVTGAARGIGAATTRRLADLGWAVLAVDLAADDPALPYGMGTLAELSTVADHPNVVARVLDVRDRAALASAVTEAEDRWGGLDAAIAAAGVIAGGVPLWEVPEAQEDAVLDTDLRGVVNLARAAIPALLRRPAPRSGRFLAVASAAATRGLPMLAAYCAAKAGVAGLVRALGVELGDSGVTANAVSPGSTDTPILAESARLYDLPAAAAFAPQQPMARLLDPTEVAAVLAFLAGPDSSGMTGSVVPVDGGLAL; encoded by the coding sequence GTGAGCCCCCGTGTCGCCCTCGTCACCGGCGCCGCACGCGGCATCGGCGCCGCGACCACTCGGAGGCTGGCCGACCTGGGGTGGGCGGTGCTGGCCGTCGACCTCGCCGCCGACGACCCGGCCCTGCCCTACGGGATGGGCACCCTCGCCGAACTGTCCACTGTGGCCGACCACCCGAACGTCGTCGCGCGCGTCCTGGACGTTCGGGACCGGGCCGCGCTGGCCTCCGCCGTCACCGAAGCCGAGGACCGCTGGGGCGGCCTCGACGCGGCCATCGCGGCGGCCGGGGTCATCGCCGGTGGCGTTCCGCTGTGGGAAGTGCCGGAGGCCCAGGAAGATGCCGTGCTCGACACCGACCTGCGCGGCGTCGTCAACCTCGCCCGCGCGGCGATCCCCGCGCTGCTCCGACGCCCCGCGCCCCGTTCCGGCCGATTCCTCGCCGTGGCCTCCGCCGCGGCGACGCGCGGGTTGCCCATGCTCGCCGCGTACTGCGCCGCCAAAGCCGGCGTCGCCGGCCTCGTGCGCGCGCTCGGCGTCGAACTGGGCGACTCCGGGGTGACCGCCAACGCCGTCAGCCCGGGCTCCACGGACACGCCGATCCTGGCCGAAAGCGCCCGGCTCTACGACCTGCCCGCGGCCGCCGCGTTCGCCCCGCAGCAACCGATGGCCCGGCTGCTGGACCCGACCGAGGTCGCCGCGGTCCTGGCGTTCCTCGCCGGCCCGGACAGCAGCGGGATGACGGGCTCGGTCGTGCCGGTGGACGGAGGTTTGGCCCTGTGA
- the mftE gene encoding mycofactocin biosynthesis peptidyl-dipeptidase MftE, with protein sequence MHLSDLPFPEVARRAAAGAVLAVPVGATEQHGPHLPLSTDTDIALALCDALATAWPDVLVAPAVPYGSSGEHAGFAGTLSIGQAATELLLVELGRSATGTFGRVLFVSAHGGNAEPVARAVATLRSESREVSVFQPRWNGEPHAGAPETALQLVLRPAAVHMERAVVGDRRPLREVLPLLRSGGVRAVTDTGVLGDPTGATAAEGHTLLASLTAQLLAHVSAWLPAVAL encoded by the coding sequence ATGCACCTGTCCGACTTGCCGTTCCCGGAGGTCGCGCGGCGGGCCGCGGCGGGCGCCGTCCTCGCGGTGCCGGTCGGTGCGACCGAGCAGCACGGTCCGCACCTGCCGCTGTCCACGGACACCGACATCGCACTCGCCCTGTGCGACGCGCTGGCGACTGCTTGGCCGGACGTGCTGGTCGCGCCCGCCGTTCCCTACGGTTCCAGCGGCGAACACGCCGGTTTCGCCGGCACGCTGTCCATCGGGCAGGCCGCGACCGAGCTGCTCCTGGTCGAACTGGGCCGCTCGGCCACGGGCACGTTCGGCCGGGTGCTGTTCGTGTCCGCGCACGGCGGTAACGCGGAACCGGTCGCCCGCGCCGTCGCCACACTGAGGTCGGAATCCCGCGAAGTCTCCGTCTTCCAGCCGCGCTGGAACGGCGAACCCCACGCGGGCGCGCCGGAGACCGCTCTGCAGCTCGTGTTGCGGCCGGCCGCGGTGCACATGGAGCGGGCGGTCGTGGGGGACCGGCGTCCGTTGCGCGAAGTGCTGCCACTGCTGCGATCCGGGGGCGTGCGGGCCGTGACCGACACCGGCGTCCTCGGCGACCCGACCGGCGCCACGGCGGCCGAAGGCCACACGCTGCTGGCTTCGCTGACCGCCCAGCTCCTCGCACACGTCTCGGCCTGGCTCCCGGCGGTGGCGCTGTGA
- the mftC gene encoding mycofactocin radical SAM maturase (MftC is a radical SAM/SPASM enzyme that catalyzes the first two steps in biosynthesis of the electron carrier mycofactocin from the terminal Val-Tyr dipeptide of the precursor peptide MftA.): MSLVEEFQYGLDAPICLTWELTYACNLSCVHCLSSSGRRDPRELTTAECKALIDEFERMQVFYVNIGGGEPTVRPDFWELVDYATEHHVGVKFSTNGIKITDEVAAKLAASDYVDVQISLDGATEEVNDAVRGPGSYRTAVRAMERLRDAGFADFKVSVVVTRQNAGQLDAFKAIADRYGAQLRLTRLRPSGRGADVWDELHPTAAQQRELYDWLVANGDNVLTGDSFFHLAGYGDGGLPGLNLCGAGRVVCLVDPVGDVYACPFAIHDTFLAGNIRSDGGFAPVWRDSELFTELRSPQTGGACTSCSAYDSCRGGCMAAKFFTGLPLDGPDPECVRGQGELALAGVAPGSAPKPSLDHSHRGAPAPRRSGPVPVTIGLRRPPERACDESPLAGFGH, encoded by the coding sequence ATGTCGCTGGTGGAGGAGTTCCAATACGGGCTCGACGCGCCGATCTGCCTGACGTGGGAGCTCACCTACGCGTGCAACCTGTCGTGCGTGCACTGCCTGTCCTCGTCCGGGCGACGGGACCCGCGCGAGCTGACGACCGCCGAGTGCAAGGCGCTGATCGACGAGTTCGAGCGGATGCAGGTGTTCTACGTGAACATCGGCGGCGGCGAGCCGACGGTGCGCCCGGACTTCTGGGAGCTCGTCGACTACGCGACCGAGCACCACGTGGGCGTGAAGTTCTCCACCAACGGCATCAAGATCACCGACGAGGTGGCGGCCAAGCTCGCCGCGAGCGACTACGTCGACGTGCAGATCTCCCTCGACGGTGCCACCGAGGAAGTGAACGACGCCGTCCGCGGCCCCGGCTCGTACCGCACCGCGGTCCGGGCCATGGAACGCTTGCGGGACGCGGGTTTCGCGGACTTCAAGGTGTCCGTGGTGGTCACCCGGCAGAACGCCGGGCAGCTCGACGCGTTCAAGGCCATCGCCGATCGGTACGGCGCCCAGCTGCGCCTGACCCGGCTGCGTCCTTCGGGCCGTGGCGCGGACGTCTGGGACGAGCTGCACCCGACGGCCGCCCAGCAGCGCGAGCTCTACGACTGGCTCGTCGCGAACGGCGACAACGTGCTCACCGGCGACTCGTTCTTCCACCTCGCCGGTTACGGCGACGGCGGCCTGCCGGGGCTGAACCTGTGCGGCGCCGGGCGCGTGGTGTGCCTGGTCGACCCGGTCGGCGACGTCTACGCATGCCCGTTCGCCATCCACGACACGTTCCTCGCCGGCAACATCCGCTCCGACGGCGGGTTCGCCCCCGTGTGGCGGGATTCGGAGCTGTTCACCGAGCTGCGCAGCCCCCAGACCGGAGGCGCGTGCACGTCGTGCTCCGCGTACGACTCCTGCCGCGGCGGCTGCATGGCGGCGAAGTTCTTCACCGGCCTGCCGCTCGACGGCCCCGACCCGGAATGCGTGCGGGGGCAGGGGGAGCTGGCACTGGCCGGGGTCGCGCCGGGCAGCGCGCCGAAGCCGTCGCTGGATCACTCGCACCGCGGCGCCCCGGCTCCGCGCCGGAGCGGTCCGGTGCCCGTCACGATCGGCCTGCGCCGCCCGCCCGAGCGGGCCTGCGACGAGAGCCCGCTGGCCGGGTTCGGGCACTGA
- the mftB gene encoding mycofactocin biosynthesis chaperone MftB (MftB, a small protein, is a peptide chaperone that assists the radical SAM enzyme MftC in performing two modifications to the C-terminal Val-Tyr dipeptide of the mycofactocin precursor peptide, MftA. MftB's role is analogous to the role of PqqD in the biosynthesis of PQQ, a cofactor that derives entirely from a Tyr and a Glu in the precursor PqqA.), which yields MSTDPAPFELDGAWELDAQVSVRPERFGALLYHFGTRRLSFLKNPTLLAVVRALPAHATARAACAEAGVAPAELSRYRGALATLAASRMIRPRSV from the coding sequence GTGTCTACTGATCCCGCGCCGTTCGAGCTGGACGGCGCCTGGGAGCTCGACGCCCAGGTGTCCGTCCGGCCCGAGCGGTTCGGCGCGCTGCTGTACCACTTCGGCACGCGCCGCCTGTCCTTCCTGAAGAACCCGACGCTGCTGGCCGTCGTGCGAGCGCTGCCGGCCCACGCGACCGCCCGCGCGGCCTGCGCGGAAGCCGGCGTGGCCCCGGCCGAGCTGTCCCGTTACCGCGGTGCGCTGGCCACGCTGGCCGCGTCGCGGATGATCCGCCCGAGGAGTGTGTGA
- the mftA gene encoding mycofactocin precursor MftA (Mycofactocin is a small molecule electron carrier derived from the final two amino acids, Val-Tyr, of MftA, the mycofactocin precursor. It plays a role in redox homeostasis and the metabolism of alcohols and aldehydes in Actinobacteria, including Mycobacterium tuberculosis.), which yields MDDTTTEVEATDVAEDLLVEEVSIDGMCGVY from the coding sequence ATGGACGACACCACCACCGAGGTGGAGGCCACGGACGTGGCCGAGGACCTGCTGGTCGAAGAGGTCTCGATCGACGGAATGTGCGGTGTCTACTGA
- the mftR gene encoding mycofactocin system transcriptional regulator (MftR, the mycofactocin system transcriptional regulator, is an uncharacterized TetR family DNA-binding transcription factor. Its role is inferred by context. It occurs as part of the biosynthesis locus for mycofactocin, a partially characterized electron carrier derived from the terminal Val-Tyr dipeptide of the precursor peptide MftA, through a radical SAM enzyme-mediated process.) — protein MSTDAPAPRASRRGRPPGTSARELEVIALKLFTEQGFHGTTVEEIASAAGVTKRTFFRYYDTKADVLWNEFDHEVATIRSLLAAVPEDLPVMAAVRRAVLQANHYSAEDVPELRKRMSLISTVPDLAASATIHYDAWERAVADFVARRTGQPTDSLYPLTVGRSVLATCRAAYERWSARADADLTVYLDAALKALAAGFADPVLTTEPDPPAEHL, from the coding sequence ATGAGCACTGATGCCCCCGCCCCTCGCGCCTCCCGTCGCGGCCGGCCGCCGGGCACGAGCGCCCGCGAGCTGGAGGTGATCGCCCTCAAGCTGTTCACCGAGCAGGGTTTCCACGGGACCACGGTCGAGGAGATCGCGTCCGCGGCCGGCGTCACCAAGCGCACGTTCTTCCGCTACTACGACACCAAAGCCGACGTGCTGTGGAACGAGTTCGACCACGAGGTGGCCACGATCCGCTCGCTGCTCGCCGCGGTGCCCGAAGACCTGCCCGTGATGGCGGCCGTGCGCCGCGCCGTGCTCCAGGCCAACCACTACAGCGCCGAGGACGTGCCGGAGCTGCGCAAGCGCATGAGCCTGATCAGCACCGTCCCCGACCTCGCCGCCAGCGCCACCATCCACTACGACGCCTGGGAACGCGCCGTCGCCGATTTCGTCGCCCGGCGCACGGGCCAGCCCACGGACTCGCTCTACCCGCTCACCGTCGGCCGCTCGGTGCTCGCCACCTGCCGTGCCGCCTACGAGCGCTGGTCCGCGCGCGCCGACGCCGACCTCACGGTGTACCTGGATGCCGCGCTGAAAGCCCTGGCCGCCGGGTTCGCCGACCCCGTGCTGACCACCGAACCCGACCCGCCGGCCGAACACCTGTGA
- the speD gene encoding adenosylmethionine decarboxylase, which translates to MKTYFVGGEPEEIGEFAGRHVLAEFSGVAAELLDDVEFLCESLERALRKAGATVREVTSTRFDPQGVTVVALLSESHASIHSYPERGSVFVDVFTCGRRADPELAVQLLQDMLGATAARTSTIHRGQDTR; encoded by the coding sequence TTGAAGACGTACTTCGTCGGCGGAGAGCCCGAGGAGATCGGCGAGTTCGCCGGCCGGCACGTGCTCGCGGAGTTCTCGGGCGTGGCGGCCGAGCTGCTCGACGACGTCGAATTCCTGTGCGAGAGCTTGGAACGCGCGTTGCGCAAGGCCGGTGCGACCGTGCGCGAGGTGACGTCGACGCGATTCGACCCGCAGGGGGTGACCGTGGTCGCGTTGCTGTCGGAGTCGCACGCGTCGATCCACTCCTACCCCGAGCGCGGGTCGGTGTTCGTCGACGTGTTCACCTGCGGGCGCCGCGCGGACCCCGAACTGGCCGTGCAGCTGCTGCAGGACATGCTCGGCGCGACGGCGGCCCGGACCAGCACCATCCACAGAGGACAGGACACACGGTGA